In Streptomyces alboniger, the following are encoded in one genomic region:
- a CDS encoding PLP-dependent aminotransferase family protein — translation MAQWTSAMGSTQLARLLASQQARPTGTGARRPPAYRALADGIRLLVLEGRVPVAARLPAERELAVALAVSRTTVAAAYEALRAEGFLESRRGAGSWTAVPAGNPLPARGLEPLPPEALGSMIDLGCAALPAPEPWLTRSVQGALEALPPYAHTHGDYPAGLPALREMLAERYTARGIPTMPEQIMVTTGAMGAIDAICHLFAGRGERIAVESPSYANILQLMREAGARLVPVAMAEGLQGWDMDRWRQVLRDAAPRLAYVVADFHNPTGALAGEDQRRQLVEAARSAGTVLVVDETMSELGLAPDLDMPRPVCGFDPAGSTVITVGSASKAFWAGMRIGWVRAAPDVIRSLVAARAYADLGTPVLEQLAVNWLLNTGGWEAAVDIRREQARENRDALVAAVRRELPEWEFEVPRGGLTLWVRTGGLSGSRLAEVGERVGVRVPSGPRFGVDGAFEGYVRLPFTVGGAVAEEAAVRLAAAARLVETGAGTGAEITHPFVA, via the coding sequence ATGGCTCAGTGGACTTCGGCGATGGGCTCGACTCAGCTCGCCCGGCTCCTCGCCTCCCAGCAGGCGCGCCCCACCGGCACGGGCGCCCGCCGCCCGCCCGCCTACCGCGCCCTCGCCGACGGCATCAGACTGCTCGTCCTGGAGGGCCGCGTCCCGGTCGCCGCGAGACTGCCCGCCGAACGCGAACTGGCGGTGGCGCTCGCCGTCAGCCGCACCACCGTGGCGGCCGCCTACGAGGCGTTGCGCGCCGAGGGCTTCCTGGAGTCCCGCAGGGGAGCGGGCAGCTGGACCGCAGTCCCCGCCGGAAACCCCCTCCCCGCGCGCGGGCTCGAACCGCTGCCCCCGGAGGCGCTCGGTTCCATGATCGACCTGGGCTGTGCCGCGCTGCCCGCGCCCGAGCCCTGGCTCACCCGCTCCGTCCAGGGCGCCCTCGAAGCGCTCCCGCCCTACGCGCACACGCACGGCGACTACCCCGCGGGCCTGCCCGCGCTGCGCGAGATGCTCGCCGAGCGCTACACCGCGCGCGGGATCCCGACCATGCCCGAGCAGATCATGGTCACCACCGGCGCGATGGGCGCCATCGACGCGATCTGCCACCTCTTCGCGGGGCGCGGCGAGCGCATCGCCGTCGAGTCCCCCTCGTACGCCAACATCCTCCAGCTGATGCGCGAGGCGGGCGCCCGGCTGGTCCCCGTCGCCATGGCCGAGGGGCTTCAGGGCTGGGACATGGACCGCTGGCGGCAGGTCCTGCGGGACGCGGCGCCCCGGCTCGCGTACGTGGTCGCGGACTTCCACAACCCCACGGGCGCGCTCGCGGGGGAGGACCAGCGAAGGCAACTGGTCGAGGCGGCCCGCTCGGCGGGCACGGTCCTCGTCGTCGACGAGACGATGAGCGAGCTGGGCCTCGCCCCGGACCTCGACATGCCGCGCCCCGTCTGCGGGTTCGACCCCGCGGGCTCCACCGTCATCACCGTCGGTTCGGCGAGCAAGGCGTTCTGGGCGGGCATGCGCATCGGCTGGGTGCGGGCCGCCCCGGACGTGATCCGCAGCCTCGTCGCGGCACGCGCGTACGCCGATCTGGGCACCCCCGTCCTCGAACAGCTCGCCGTGAACTGGCTGCTGAACACCGGAGGCTGGGAGGCCGCCGTGGACATCCGCAGGGAGCAGGCCAGGGAGAACCGCGACGCGCTGGTCGCCGCCGTACGCCGCGAGCTGCCCGAATGGGAGTTCGAGGTGCCGCGCGGTGGTCTGACGCTGTGGGTGCGCACCGGCGGGTTGTCGGGGTCGCGGCTCGCCGAGGTGGGCGAGCGCGTGGGAGTGCGGGTTCCGTCAGGGCCGCGCTTCGGTGTCGACGGGGCCTTCGAGGGGTATGTGCGGCTGCCGTTCACCGTGGGCGGCGCGGTGGCCGAGGAGGCGGCGGTGCGTCTGGCCGCCGCCGCCCGCCTGGTGGAGACGGGCGCCGGCACGGGGGCGGAGATCACGCATCCCTTCGTGGCCTGA
- a CDS encoding YczE/YyaS/YitT family protein has translation MRRATTTSRGHHLSGTKPHLARRLARLYAGLTLYGASSALIVAAGLGSEPWNVLHQGLSALTGLSIGIVSIIVGAAVLLLWIPLRQRPGLGTVSNVFVCGLAMDATLALLPDADSLAVRVPLLLAGVVLNGAATGLYIAASFGPGPRDGLMTGLHGRTGRSIRLTRTLVEVTVVATGFALGGTAGFGTVLYALAIGPLAQFFLRHLALPASAAEQVAASGGPPERAILQR, from the coding sequence ATGCGTCGGGCCACTACCACCAGCAGGGGGCACCACTTGTCCGGGACGAAGCCACATCTCGCACGACGGCTGGCGCGGTTGTACGCCGGTCTGACGCTGTACGGCGCCAGCTCCGCGCTGATCGTGGCCGCGGGGCTCGGCTCCGAGCCGTGGAACGTGCTCCACCAAGGCCTGTCCGCACTGACGGGCCTGTCCATCGGCATCGTCTCGATCATCGTCGGCGCGGCCGTCCTGCTGCTGTGGATTCCCCTGCGCCAGCGCCCGGGGCTCGGCACCGTCTCGAACGTCTTCGTCTGCGGGCTGGCGATGGACGCCACCCTGGCGCTGCTGCCGGACGCGGACTCACTCGCCGTCCGCGTCCCTCTGCTGCTGGCCGGTGTGGTCCTCAACGGCGCGGCGACCGGCCTGTACATCGCCGCCTCGTTCGGCCCCGGGCCGCGCGACGGCCTGATGACCGGCCTGCACGGGCGCACCGGCCGCTCGATCCGCCTGACGCGCACGCTCGTCGAGGTGACGGTCGTCGCCACCGGCTTCGCGCTCGGCGGCACGGCGGGCTTCGGCACCGTCCTGTACGCGCTCGCCATCGGCCCGCTCGCCCAGTTCTTCCTGCGTCACCTCGCCCTCCCCGCGTCCGCCGCGGAGCAGGTCGCGGCCTCCGGCGGTCCTCCGGAGCGCGCGATACTTCAGCGGTGA